Proteins encoded in a region of the Flavobacterium sp. MDT1-60 genome:
- a CDS encoding alpha-N-arabinofuranosidase: MKKAFLITFLITLCNQVSFAQNETTVVTIKNTADAPTINKNIYGHFAEHLGRCIYGGFFVGDTSKIPNTKGVRNDIIAALKDLKIPNLRWPGGCFADTYHWKDGIGPQEQRPTIVNKWWGGVTEDNSFGTHDFLNMCELLGAEPYLSGNVGSGTVQELSDWVQYTNFSGKSPMSDLRKKNGRTEPWKVKFWGIGNEAWGCGGNMTAEYYAGEYRKFATFMSDWENTGGITRIASGSNSADYNWTEVLMKNIPLNMLGGVGVHHYAVIDWGKKGDAVNFTEEGYFKTMKSALKMEELVTKHSAIMDKYDPEKKVAMMVDEWGGWYEVEKGTNPGFLYQQNTMRDAVLAGATLNIFNNHADRVKMANLAQCVNVLQAVILTDKAKMITTPTYHVMKMYSVHQDAKLLPISFNSPNYTFNGETLPAVSASASKDKNGAVHISIVNVDAKNKNKIEIDVKDLGVKNFTGTVLTAAKLQDHNSFDTPNKIVPTVFKGFENKKGKLEITIPPFSVVVLEGK, translated from the coding sequence ATGAAAAAAGCATTTTTAATCACATTTCTTATCACTCTTTGTAATCAGGTTAGTTTCGCTCAAAATGAAACGACAGTAGTAACCATAAAAAATACTGCAGATGCCCCAACAATCAATAAAAATATTTACGGGCATTTTGCTGAACATTTAGGGCGCTGTATTTACGGAGGATTTTTTGTGGGAGATACTTCAAAAATACCAAATACAAAAGGAGTGAGAAATGACATTATCGCTGCTTTAAAAGATTTGAAAATTCCAAATTTAAGATGGCCCGGCGGTTGTTTTGCAGATACGTATCACTGGAAAGACGGAATTGGCCCACAAGAACAACGACCAACTATTGTAAACAAATGGTGGGGTGGGGTAACTGAAGACAACAGTTTTGGAACCCATGATTTTTTGAATATGTGTGAATTGCTTGGAGCAGAACCGTATTTATCAGGAAATGTTGGAAGCGGAACCGTTCAGGAATTATCGGACTGGGTACAATACACAAACTTTAGCGGAAAAAGTCCGATGAGCGATTTGCGTAAAAAAAACGGAAGAACAGAACCGTGGAAAGTTAAATTCTGGGGAATTGGAAATGAAGCCTGGGGATGCGGTGGAAATATGACAGCAGAATATTACGCTGGAGAATATAGAAAATTTGCCACTTTCATGTCTGATTGGGAAAATACAGGCGGAATTACCCGTATTGCTTCAGGATCAAACAGTGCAGATTATAATTGGACAGAAGTCTTAATGAAAAACATTCCGCTAAATATGTTAGGCGGAGTTGGAGTGCATCATTATGCCGTAATTGACTGGGGTAAAAAAGGTGATGCCGTTAATTTTACTGAAGAAGGTTATTTCAAAACCATGAAATCGGCTTTAAAAATGGAAGAGCTGGTTACTAAACACAGCGCGATCATGGACAAATATGATCCGGAGAAAAAAGTAGCGATGATGGTGGACGAATGGGGAGGCTGGTATGAAGTGGAGAAAGGAACAAATCCTGGATTTTTATACCAACAAAACACCATGAGAGATGCCGTTTTGGCCGGAGCAACTTTGAATATTTTCAACAATCACGCAGACAGAGTAAAAATGGCAAACTTAGCACAATGTGTTAACGTTTTACAAGCGGTGATCTTAACAGACAAAGCCAAAATGATAACTACGCCAACGTATCATGTTATGAAAATGTACAGCGTTCATCAGGATGCTAAATTATTGCCGATAAGTTTTAATTCTCCAAATTATACTTTTAACGGAGAAACGCTTCCTGCAGTATCAGCTTCAGCTTCAAAAGATAAAAATGGAGCGGTTCATATTTCAATAGTAAATGTGGATGCAAAAAATAAAAACAAAATAGAAATTGATGTGAAGGATCTTGGTGTTAAAAACTTTACAGGAACAGTTCTGACAGCAGCTAAATTACAAGATCACAATTCGTTCGATACACCAAATAAAATCGTTCCAACGGTTTTTAAAGGTTTCGAAAACAAAAAAGGAAAACTTGAAATTACCATTCCTCCTTTCTCAGTTGTTGTTTTAGAAGGAAAATAA
- a CDS encoding arabinan endo-1,5-alpha-L-arabinosidase yields MKTITSFVLLAILLVGCQNEDTIIPSNDEAVSVETTQNSQVKNLTAKTVSGNVPSHDPSTIIKSGVNYYVFTTGDNIPMTYSTNLTSWTWGTSVFTSTPGWISGYVPGFTKNFWAPDLAWFNNRWNMYYSCSTFGSATSAIGLVTAPSISQSAGTNWTDRGLVVASSSASDVNAIDPSILVDGSNVYMAYGSWHAGIGVVQINVSTGKPTGTRTIVAGGNSASWEAPCLIKEGSYYYMFVNRGSCCNGVNSTYYIVVGRSTSPFGPFTDKNGVNLKSGGGTTVLATQGNYIGPGHLSRITGTQKGAVHYYDGADNGNPKLEIVYFTWSSGWPTLSY; encoded by the coding sequence ATGAAAACAATTACAAGTTTTGTTTTATTAGCAATATTATTAGTAGGTTGCCAGAATGAAGATACTATAATCCCTTCGAATGATGAGGCAGTTTCAGTTGAGACAACTCAAAATTCTCAGGTAAAAAATTTAACAGCTAAAACGGTCAGCGGAAATGTTCCGTCACACGACCCGAGCACAATTATAAAAAGCGGTGTTAATTACTATGTTTTTACAACAGGTGATAATATACCAATGACATATTCAACAAATTTAACAAGCTGGACTTGGGGAACATCAGTGTTCACTTCAACTCCAGGCTGGATATCCGGATATGTTCCGGGTTTTACAAAAAATTTCTGGGCACCAGATTTAGCATGGTTTAATAATCGATGGAACATGTATTATTCTTGTTCAACTTTCGGATCTGCTACTTCTGCAATCGGTTTGGTAACGGCCCCTTCTATTTCACAAAGTGCCGGAACAAATTGGACAGACAGAGGTCTTGTTGTGGCTTCTTCTTCAGCTTCAGATGTAAACGCAATTGATCCTTCAATTCTGGTAGACGGAAGCAATGTTTATATGGCGTATGGTTCCTGGCATGCCGGAATTGGCGTCGTTCAAATTAATGTTTCAACCGGAAAACCTACAGGAACAAGAACAATTGTAGCAGGTGGAAATAGTGCTTCATGGGAAGCTCCTTGCTTAATTAAAGAAGGAAGTTATTACTATATGTTTGTAAACAGAGGTTCTTGCTGCAATGGAGTAAACAGTACTTATTATATTGTAGTAGGTCGTTCTACAAGTCCCTTTGGACCTTTTACAGATAAAAACGGAGTCAATTTAAAGAGTGGTGGTGGAACAACAGTTTTAGCAACACAGGGAAATTATATTGGACCCGGACATTTGTCAAGAATTACCGGAACACAAAAAGGTGCGGTTCATTATTATGATGGCGCTGACAATGGAAATCCAAAACTGGAAATTGTATATTTTACATGGTCATCAGGATGGCCTACACTTTCTTATTAA
- a CDS encoding RagB/SusD family nutrient uptake outer membrane protein: MKYKIYNYIAVFFSLAMLTTSCVENEDLTQLDPNNDAVDSFWKTDQDALEGVNAAYGSLLTDGTYMRSTPLLLDAKADDSRTNSPWPSMYNVGHFNSNVADAAIYGWAYETYYQGIYRANQVLTNLPNIAFADAALKNRILGQAYFLRGLYLFHAVNMFKNVPLPTELAVYYPQKTQAEGWAQVIADFKAAAELLPTSYTGVSGLDAGQKGRATKGAALGYLGKAYLFTKDFANARTTFKQVIDLGVYSLVSNYRDNFTTANENNSESLFEVQFSRDAGGVDLGWGGAPASGWGKTSARAITYAPRAFGWTDVQPTWVLFNEYQEEKTIANTVDPRLDATIFYNKPGVKIYGKDFATFYASSPADLNDLFCRKYQNSDGEFADEYDWRSGINERLLRYADILLMYAESLNETGDTPGAYTYIQMVRNRVNLPNLATTKPGMSQAQMREQIGHERFLEFPLEGHRFDDIRRWGWLQDATKLAWLKSRDAEFNSYTAGREYFPIPQLEMDNNPGTVQNDSY; encoded by the coding sequence ATGAAATATAAAATATATAACTATATAGCTGTTTTCTTTTCACTTGCTATGCTAACAACTAGCTGTGTTGAAAATGAAGATTTGACTCAGCTTGATCCTAATAACGATGCAGTTGATTCATTCTGGAAAACAGATCAGGACGCACTTGAAGGCGTAAATGCAGCTTACGGAAGTTTATTAACTGATGGAACTTACATGCGTAGTACACCACTTTTATTAGACGCAAAAGCAGATGATTCCCGTACCAATAGTCCATGGCCATCAATGTATAACGTTGGTCACTTTAATTCAAATGTAGCAGATGCTGCAATTTATGGATGGGCTTATGAAACTTATTATCAGGGAATTTACCGTGCTAATCAGGTTTTGACAAATTTGCCAAATATTGCTTTTGCAGATGCAGCATTAAAAAACAGGATTTTAGGGCAGGCGTATTTCTTAAGAGGATTGTATCTTTTTCACGCTGTAAATATGTTCAAAAATGTTCCGTTGCCAACTGAATTGGCAGTGTACTATCCTCAAAAAACACAAGCAGAAGGCTGGGCTCAGGTTATTGCCGATTTTAAAGCCGCCGCTGAATTACTGCCAACCTCTTATACGGGTGTTTCAGGTTTAGATGCTGGTCAAAAAGGGCGTGCTACAAAAGGAGCTGCTTTAGGATATTTAGGAAAAGCGTATTTATTTACTAAAGATTTTGCCAATGCAAGAACAACATTTAAACAAGTAATAGATTTAGGGGTTTACTCTTTAGTATCTAACTATCGCGACAACTTTACTACTGCTAATGAAAACAATTCAGAATCTCTTTTCGAAGTACAATTTAGCAGAGATGCAGGTGGCGTTGATTTAGGTTGGGGCGGTGCTCCGGCTTCAGGTTGGGGGAAAACTTCGGCACGTGCTATCACTTATGCACCAAGAGCTTTTGGATGGACAGATGTGCAGCCAACATGGGTACTTTTTAATGAATATCAGGAAGAAAAAACAATTGCAAATACAGTAGATCCTCGTTTAGATGCGACTATCTTTTATAATAAACCGGGAGTGAAAATATATGGTAAAGATTTTGCGACATTTTATGCTTCAAGTCCGGCAGATTTAAATGATTTATTCTGCAGAAAATACCAAAATTCAGATGGAGAATTTGCAGACGAATACGATTGGCGTTCCGGAATCAACGAGCGTTTATTAAGATATGCTGATATTCTTTTAATGTATGCTGAATCTCTAAATGAAACAGGCGATACTCCGGGAGCTTACACTTATATTCAAATGGTGAGAAACAGAGTTAATTTGCCAAATTTAGCAACTACAAAACCTGGAATGTCGCAAGCACAAATGAGAGAGCAAATTGGCCACGAAAGATTTTTAGAATTCCCTCTTGAAGGCCACCGTTTTGATGATATTCGTCGTTGGGGATGGTTACAGGATGCTACAAAACTGGCGTGGTTAAAATCAAGAGATGCTGAATTTAACTCCTATACGGCAGGAAGAGAATATTTCCCAATTCCGCAATTAGAAATGGATAACAATCCGGGAACTGTTCAAAACGACAGTTATTAA
- a CDS encoding TonB-dependent receptor produces MITNQRLFFYCNFLLPKKEWLLALMMLFFSVNQMSAQGKEISGVVTSAQDKLPLPGVNIMIKGTKTVAVTGFDGEYNIKASPNDVLVFSFLGFQNQEITVGNLSKINAVLSEDTNKLNEVVVIGYGTQKKSDLTGSVSVVNLESAKKTVTYDAAKMLQGQVPGVTVQSSGEPGGFVNVKIRGITSFTNNNPLFVIDGIMVDAPYDFAPGEIESMQVLKDASSAAIYGVRGANGVVIITTKKGKAGRMDIKFKSIVGLQDVSKRWDVTDRVGYQKITSEAERNRDIRAGVPVSIAPGNNPASPSYISNVDTDWQKEGLQTGVVQNQALTFTGGAENINYSFNVDYFKNTSYLKTPQDYERLSTNLNLNGKKGKFKYGAKIAYTQSDKEIFNEYNLGQTPISDLLGAVPTMPVYDPNRLGGYGGTDNLTQRAISMNPIGYNNLIDNNGKRNRFIGDIWGEIEIVKGLKYKLDISYDRTDWENRKFIPPSDLGWYYITTNDEASLDVETGNELRTFMNNLLTYEVTLGKHKIDALAGWIQERRDNHKYNMRGVGYTPGEIPMLQYADARNASEYKFTITGISYISRLNYNYDDRYLLQANFRQDRTSLFSEQNNSANFYSFSGGWKISNEKFLKLPEWVSNIKLRGGYGTLGNNTIPQYFFASTVNGFASYDFNNELAPGTTVVAALDPNVKWEKTSSSNIALELGFLNNDLQFTAEYFSKKVTDILVRVPLPFSTGAFPADIFTNAGDMKNHGLEFTASYSNHHHKFKYDISANFGTLKNEVTKIGVNGNPLYGTFSKTQVGRSVGELFAWEAVGIFQNAAEVSSSPTQTGAAPGDIKFRDVNGDGAITDADRTFQGVSIPKYGFGMNFSASYANFDFSMFWQGSGGNKVFNAMYRNLMIGQYTNHHIDELNYWTPTNTNTNVPAPVIGDPNGNARESNRFIESGDYVRLQTMEIGYNIPLNDKFIQKAKVYINGQNLLTITKYEGYDPDFNSEGLLSRGYDAGSFPNPRTISLGVEVSF; encoded by the coding sequence ATGATAACAAACCAACGATTATTTTTTTATTGCAATTTTTTATTGCCAAAAAAAGAATGGCTTTTAGCATTAATGATGCTATTTTTCTCTGTTAATCAAATGTCGGCTCAGGGCAAAGAGATTAGCGGAGTTGTTACCTCGGCACAAGACAAGTTACCCTTGCCGGGCGTGAACATTATGATAAAAGGAACCAAAACAGTAGCAGTTACTGGATTTGATGGAGAGTATAATATTAAAGCATCCCCAAATGATGTTTTAGTTTTTTCATTTCTGGGATTTCAAAATCAGGAAATAACAGTAGGAAATCTATCTAAAATAAATGCCGTATTAAGTGAAGACACTAATAAATTAAATGAAGTAGTTGTAATAGGTTACGGGACTCAAAAGAAATCAGATTTAACAGGGTCTGTAAGTGTCGTAAATTTAGAATCGGCTAAAAAAACAGTAACATACGATGCTGCAAAAATGCTTCAGGGACAGGTTCCGGGAGTAACCGTGCAATCATCAGGTGAGCCTGGAGGTTTTGTAAATGTTAAAATTAGGGGGATAACTTCATTCACAAATAACAATCCTCTTTTTGTTATTGACGGAATTATGGTTGATGCTCCTTACGATTTTGCACCGGGAGAAATTGAATCCATGCAGGTTTTAAAAGATGCTTCTTCAGCAGCGATTTACGGTGTTCGTGGAGCAAATGGAGTTGTTATTATTACAACTAAAAAAGGAAAAGCCGGCAGAATGGATATCAAATTTAAATCGATTGTGGGGCTTCAGGATGTTTCAAAAAGATGGGATGTGACTGATCGTGTCGGATATCAAAAAATTACCAGCGAAGCAGAAAGAAACAGAGATATCAGAGCCGGAGTTCCGGTAAGTATTGCTCCTGGAAATAATCCTGCAAGTCCGTCTTACATCTCAAACGTTGATACAGACTGGCAAAAAGAAGGATTACAGACTGGTGTTGTACAAAATCAGGCCCTTACATTTACCGGAGGTGCAGAAAATATTAATTATAGTTTTAATGTGGACTATTTTAAAAATACAAGTTATTTAAAAACACCACAGGATTATGAAAGATTGTCAACCAATTTGAATTTAAACGGTAAAAAAGGAAAATTCAAATACGGGGCAAAAATTGCCTATACCCAATCTGATAAAGAAATTTTTAATGAATATAATTTAGGTCAGACGCCAATTAGTGATTTATTAGGCGCTGTTCCAACAATGCCTGTTTATGATCCTAACAGACTTGGAGGTTATGGCGGTACTGATAATTTAACACAAAGAGCGATTTCAATGAACCCAATCGGATATAATAATCTGATCGATAATAACGGAAAAAGAAATCGTTTTATAGGTGATATCTGGGGTGAAATAGAGATTGTAAAAGGACTTAAATATAAATTGGATATCAGTTACGACAGAACTGACTGGGAAAACAGAAAATTTATTCCGCCAAGTGATTTAGGCTGGTACTATATTACTACAAATGACGAAGCTTCTTTAGATGTAGAAACTGGAAATGAGCTAAGAACTTTCATGAATAATTTATTGACTTATGAAGTTACACTTGGAAAACATAAAATTGATGCTCTTGCAGGCTGGATTCAGGAAAGAAGAGACAATCATAAATATAATATGAGAGGTGTAGGGTATACGCCGGGAGAAATTCCGATGCTTCAATATGCTGATGCCAGAAATGCAAGTGAATATAAATTTACAATTACAGGAATATCCTATATCAGCAGATTAAATTATAATTATGATGACAGGTATTTGTTGCAGGCTAATTTTAGACAGGACAGAACATCTCTTTTTAGCGAGCAAAATAATTCGGCAAATTTTTATTCTTTCTCCGGAGGATGGAAAATTAGTAATGAAAAGTTTTTAAAATTACCAGAATGGGTAAGCAATATCAAACTTAGAGGAGGTTATGGTACATTGGGTAACAATACAATTCCGCAGTACTTTTTTGCTTCAACAGTTAATGGTTTCGCCAGCTATGATTTTAATAACGAGCTAGCTCCTGGGACAACTGTTGTAGCTGCCCTTGATCCTAATGTAAAATGGGAAAAAACAAGCAGTTCAAATATTGCATTAGAGCTGGGATTCCTAAATAATGATTTACAATTTACAGCAGAATATTTTTCTAAAAAAGTTACTGATATATTAGTTAGGGTGCCTTTACCTTTTTCTACAGGAGCTTTTCCGGCAGATATTTTTACTAATGCAGGAGACATGAAAAATCATGGTTTGGAGTTTACAGCATCATATAGTAATCACCATCATAAATTCAAATATGATATTTCTGCCAATTTTGGTACGCTGAAAAATGAAGTTACTAAAATTGGAGTTAACGGAAACCCTCTTTACGGAACATTTTCAAAAACACAAGTGGGAAGATCTGTTGGTGAACTTTTTGCCTGGGAAGCAGTAGGTATTTTCCAAAATGCAGCAGAAGTTTCTTCTTCACCAACTCAAACAGGTGCAGCACCTGGTGATATCAAATTTAGAGACGTAAACGGTGATGGCGCTATTACAGATGCTGACAGAACTTTTCAGGGAGTATCAATTCCTAAATATGGTTTCGGTATGAATTTTAGTGCTTCTTATGCAAACTTTGATTTCTCAATGTTCTGGCAGGGAAGTGGCGGAAATAAAGTGTTCAATGCCATGTATCGTAATTTAATGATAGGGCAATATACAAATCATCACATAGACGAACTGAACTACTGGACACCTACAAATACCAATACAAATGTTCCGGCACCTGTGATTGGTGACCCTAACGGAAATGCAAGAGAGTCAAACAGATTTATAGAAAGTGGTGATTATGTAAGGTTACAAACAATGGAAATAGGGTATAACATTCCGCTGAATGATAAATTTATTCAAAAAGCCAAAGTTTATATCAATGGACAAAATTTATTGACCATTACTAAATATGAGGGTTATGATCCTGATTTTAATAGTGAGGGATTACTTTCAAGAGGATATGATGCGGGATCTTTTCCAAATCCAAGAACAATTTCTTTAGGAGTAGAAGTAAGTTTCTAA
- a CDS encoding NUDIX domain-containing protein: MLNSYSSADKVLLAVDCIIFGFDHEGLKILLIKRDFEPERGKWSLIGGFLKRDEVLDNAAIRILHTYTGLHDIYMEQLYAYSEIDRDPVERTISVSYYALINIENHNTELIKNYHAQWFSITDAPNLIFDHNEMVDYAIKRLRYRTSIKPIGFELLPEKFTMRQLLELYEAILSKELDKRNFISKINSLEILNKLDEKDMQSSRKGSYLYTFNKEKYEEKLLNDFVLNL, translated from the coding sequence ATGCTAAACAGTTATAGCTCTGCCGATAAAGTCCTATTAGCAGTAGATTGTATCATTTTTGGATTTGACCATGAGGGGTTGAAAATTCTTTTAATCAAAAGGGATTTTGAGCCCGAAAGAGGAAAATGGTCTTTAATTGGAGGATTTTTAAAGCGCGATGAGGTACTTGACAACGCTGCTATTAGAATATTACATACCTATACCGGGTTACACGACATTTATATGGAGCAATTATATGCTTATAGCGAAATTGATCGTGACCCTGTCGAAAGAACCATTTCAGTATCGTACTACGCCTTAATTAATATTGAAAATCACAATACGGAACTTATTAAAAATTATCACGCGCAATGGTTTAGTATAACTGATGCTCCAAACTTAATTTTTGACCACAACGAAATGGTAGATTACGCCATCAAAAGGTTACGTTACAGAACTTCAATAAAACCAATCGGGTTTGAATTATTGCCTGAAAAATTCACGATGCGTCAGTTATTGGAATTATACGAAGCAATTTTGAGTAAAGAACTAGACAAACGAAACTTTATCAGTAAAATTAATTCATTAGAAATACTGAATAAATTAGATGAAAAAGACATGCAATCATCCCGAAAAGGTTCTTATTTGTATACTTTCAACAAAGAAAAATATGAAGAAAAATTACTAAATGATTTTGTGCTGAATTTATAA
- the fsa gene encoding fructose-6-phosphate aldolase — protein MKFFIDTANLKDIKEANDLGVLDGVTTNPSLMAKEGITGAQNILDHYIKICELVDGDVSAEVISTDFEGMIAEGEKLAALHPQIVVKIPMIKDGVKAIRYFANKGIKTNCTLVFSSGQALLAAKAGATYVSPFIGRLDDISTDGMNLIEEIRLIYDNYGFETQILAASVRHVMHIINCAKTGADVITGPLSAIEGLLKHPLTDIGLATFLADYQKGNS, from the coding sequence ATGAAATTTTTTATAGATACAGCGAATTTAAAAGATATAAAAGAAGCCAATGATTTGGGAGTTTTAGATGGTGTAACCACAAACCCGTCATTAATGGCAAAAGAAGGAATTACAGGCGCTCAGAATATTCTGGATCATTACATAAAAATTTGCGAACTGGTTGACGGCGATGTAAGCGCTGAGGTAATTTCGACAGATTTTGAAGGAATGATTGCTGAAGGAGAAAAACTGGCAGCATTGCATCCGCAGATTGTGGTAAAAATTCCGATGATAAAAGACGGTGTAAAAGCAATCAGATATTTTGCAAATAAAGGAATTAAAACCAATTGTACATTGGTGTTTTCTTCAGGTCAGGCATTACTGGCTGCAAAAGCAGGGGCAACATATGTGTCACCTTTTATTGGTCGTCTGGATGATATTTCGACAGACGGAATGAATTTGATTGAAGAAATCAGATTGATTTATGATAATTATGGTTTTGAAACGCAAATACTGGCGGCTTCAGTTCGACACGTAATGCATATTATTAATTGTGCCAAAACCGGAGCAGATGTTATTACCGGGCCGTTAAGTGCGATTGAAGGTTTGTTGAAACATCCTTTAACAGATATTGGTTTAGCAACCTTTTTAGCAGATTACCAAAAAGGAAATAGCTAG
- a CDS encoding transketolase: protein MNNKIDQLAANNIRALAISMVEKANSGHPGGAMGGADFMHILYTEYLKYDPSDMNWIFRDRFFMDAGHLSALMYAQYYLLGNFEKTDLQNFRQWGSVTPGHPEVDVKRGIENTSGPLGQGHAMGVGAAIAAKFLSARFENLFDHKIYGFITDGGVQEEISQGAGRIAGHLGLNNFIMFYDSNDVQLSSMTDEVTTENTAMKYESWGWKVVTIDGHDHDQIRKALTEAHNETEKPTLIIGRTIMGKGCVTADGSMYEGQCELHGKPIGATKADFEKTLLNLGAKVEDSFAIYEEVAAHYATILNQKTAESAERKAKILVWESQNPEAAQKIKQFFNGDLPTLDFGSIAQKTNAATRDASAAVLGYLAENVENMIVSSADLSNSDKTDGFLKKSSILKKNDFNGAFLQAGVAELTMAAIANGIALHGGVIPVVATFFVFSDYMKPAIRLAAIQELPVKYVWTHDSFRVGEDGPTHQPIEQEAQIRLLEKIKNHSGDQSLLALRPADAIETSVAWQMALENKKTPTGLILSRQEIAAIPATGNSRFEDALKAKKGGYLVKSNDDPAITLVANGSEVATLIEAAEELEHIIKIKINVASIISEGLFRSQSKEYQESVIPHNQLVFGLTAGLPVNLESLVGSRGKVFGLDHFGYSAPASVLDQKFGFTSKNACEEIIKYLEQNNYNIK from the coding sequence ATGAACAACAAAATTGACCAATTAGCCGCAAATAATATTCGTGCTTTAGCCATTTCGATGGTCGAAAAAGCGAATTCAGGCCATCCTGGCGGAGCCATGGGAGGTGCTGATTTTATGCATATTTTATATACCGAATATTTAAAATATGATCCCAGTGATATGAACTGGATTTTCAGAGATCGTTTTTTTATGGATGCCGGGCACCTTTCTGCATTAATGTATGCCCAATATTATTTGTTGGGTAATTTCGAAAAGACAGATCTTCAAAATTTCAGACAATGGGGTTCTGTAACACCTGGGCATCCTGAAGTTGATGTAAAAAGAGGAATCGAAAACACTTCCGGACCACTGGGTCAGGGGCATGCAATGGGAGTTGGAGCAGCGATTGCAGCTAAATTTCTCTCGGCGAGGTTTGAGAATTTATTCGATCATAAAATATACGGTTTCATTACAGACGGAGGTGTTCAGGAAGAAATCTCGCAAGGCGCGGGACGTATTGCCGGACATTTGGGACTGAATAATTTCATTATGTTTTACGATTCAAATGATGTACAGCTTTCGTCTATGACAGATGAGGTTACGACCGAAAATACCGCGATGAAATATGAATCATGGGGTTGGAAAGTGGTTACTATTGACGGACATGATCATGATCAGATTCGTAAAGCTCTGACGGAAGCACATAACGAAACGGAAAAACCAACACTGATTATTGGCCGAACCATAATGGGAAAAGGTTGCGTAACTGCCGACGGATCTATGTATGAAGGACAATGTGAACTTCACGGAAAACCTATTGGAGCAACCAAAGCCGATTTTGAAAAAACATTATTGAACTTAGGAGCTAAGGTTGAAGATTCATTTGCTATTTATGAAGAAGTTGCAGCACATTATGCTACTATTTTAAATCAGAAAACGGCAGAATCGGCTGAGAGAAAAGCAAAAATTTTGGTTTGGGAAAGTCAGAATCCAGAAGCAGCTCAAAAGATAAAACAGTTTTTTAATGGAGATTTACCAACTTTAGATTTCGGTTCAATCGCTCAAAAAACAAATGCAGCAACAAGAGATGCGTCAGCAGCAGTTTTAGGATATTTGGCTGAAAATGTAGAAAACATGATTGTCTCTTCTGCGGATTTATCTAACAGTGATAAAACAGATGGCTTTTTGAAAAAATCATCGATCTTAAAGAAAAATGATTTCAACGGAGCCTTTCTGCAAGCCGGAGTAGCCGAATTAACAATGGCTGCAATTGCGAACGGAATCGCACTTCACGGTGGTGTAATTCCGGTAGTCGCAACATTTTTTGTTTTTTCTGATTATATGAAGCCTGCGATTCGTTTGGCGGCAATTCAGGAATTACCGGTAAAATATGTCTGGACACACGACTCCTTCCGCGTTGGCGAAGACGGACCTACGCACCAGCCAATTGAGCAGGAAGCACAAATTCGATTATTAGAAAAAATTAAAAATCATTCGGGTGATCAAAGTTTGTTGGCACTTCGTCCGGCTGATGCTATTGAAACTTCTGTTGCCTGGCAAATGGCGTTGGAAAACAAGAAAACACCAACGGGTCTAATTCTCTCAAGACAAGAAATTGCTGCTATTCCGGCAACTGGAAATTCAAGATTTGAAGACGCTTTAAAAGCAAAAAAAGGCGGTTATTTAGTCAAATCAAATGATGATCCTGCCATCACTTTAGTTGCCAACGGATCTGAAGTAGCGACACTAATTGAAGCTGCAGAAGAGTTGGAACACATCATCAAAATAAAAATAAATGTTGCTTCAATAATTTCAGAAGGACTTTTCAGATCTCAGTCAAAAGAATATCAGGAAAGTGTTATTCCGCATAATCAATTGGTTTTCGGACTTACGGCAGGACTTCCTGTCAACCTGGAAAGTTTAGTGGGTAGCAGAGGGAAAGTTTTCGGATTGGATCATTTTGGATATTCAGCCCCGGCTTCGGTTCTGGATCAGAAATTTGGATTTACCAGTAAAAATGCCTGCGAAGAAATTATTAAATATTTGGAGCAGAATAATTATAACATAAAATAA